In Heliangelus exortis chromosome 3, bHelExo1.hap1, whole genome shotgun sequence, the genomic stretch tttctgctctcttctttattatattatttgctacaattttagttttttccccaaattacAAGCGAGTGTTATGCCATACCTGTCAGCACTGTAAGAATCAGTTTGTGAAAGCAAGAGCAGGTGTGATATACAGAACATTTTCATTCCAACCTACAGTGTAGACTCCAGATACCAGCAAGGCTTAgagatccaacccccctgccatgggcagggacacctctcatccagcccaggctgctccaagccccatccaacctggccttgaacacctccagggagggggcatccacagcttctctgggcaatctgttcctgAGTCTCACTGCCttcatactgaagaacttctttctaatatccagtctaTTTTCCTCCAGGTTAAAAcaatttccccttgtcctgtaGCTTGACACTCATATGGAAAGTCCCTCTCTATCCTCCCTGTAGGTTCCCTTTAGGTACTGGAGATGATGCCTTACAGCAGTTCTACatccagggaagtggtggagtcaccattcctggaggtgttcaaaaaacatATGGACCAAACACTTGAGGATATGGCTTAGTTGGGTGGTGATGTTGGGTTGCCAGgtggactcgatgatcttagaagtcttttccagccttaatgattctatgattttatttgtGTTGTCCCCTAAACTCCCCAATTGTCTTCAGGTCAGGTCACTGCTCTCCATGCTGCTGGCCATGCTggcagccagcagtgctgcccatGGGAAGGTGATGCAGCCTGGACTCAAGGCAGAGAGCCTCTTCAAGCAAGTGTATGCTGGATGCCTGACCCAAAAAGACTCAAAATTCCCTCAAACAGTCAGAGTCAACATCAGcatcagcagcaggagccaggacaCCAAAACTCACGCTGATGTCAGCAGCCGCTCTCTGTCACCCTGGGATTACAGGTATGGCTTCTGTCACTGTGGTCTAGAAACAGACTGATTGCCCTGGCCAAAAATAATGCCAAGGTCTTGCCTTGATTTACTGTCTTTGATTTATAATCTTGATTTATAATCAGTGTTTTACTGTGGAGAGATTTTGGAAACATGAGGGCATCCGCAGTCCATACAATCCTCTTTGAAATACCATCAATGCAGAATGgagcacagagaagaaaacatggTCCAGGGTTGACAAactgaaggcaaagaaaactACATCAGTAATTTAATTGATTGATTTGTATATTTaacttagaatcacagaatccggaaatgtcaggttggaagggacctcaaggatcacctggtccaaacccttattttaatattaatatctattttaatattaataagtgttcattttaatattaatgaGTATTCATTGTGATATTAgtaagtatttattttgatgTTAATAACTAttgattttaatattaatatttatttattttaatactgataattattgattttaatattaatattactgcttatctgagatgtctcagcaccccgtTGATCTGTGACTTCAAATTTCACAAAGTGGAGaaatccaccccttcccctgggagaccattccaacCTCTGACTGTCCCCAGAgtgaaaattttcctcttgtgtccagtCAGAATCTCCCAgaagcaacttgtgcccattgccccttggcttgtccatgggactccttgtccatagggagtctccatcttctttgcagccccccttcaagtactggaacatggtcATAAgttctcccctgagccttctcctctcaaagctgaacaaacccagttttctcagcctccaAAATCATTATTTACCTAAGAGCACATCAAAAAGACCCCAGAGGGCTAACATTGCATTGAATTCCAAGGTGGTTTGAAAACATCAGCATCAGACCCTGAGGACATTTCAGTTTTGGAGAGGAGATGAAGGTCTTTGGGTCCATGAGTATTTTGACATGTAGGGaagttcaaataatttttaattggtCTTTTAAAGCAAGGCCTGTTTGAAGCAAGTCCTAGCAAAGGCAGTTTTAAGCCATCCCAGCTTGTCTCACACTTAAAAACCTTCAGCATTTACTTATTCacacttaatttctttttttaaaaaaaatattgtagtGGGGGTCTATTGCCCCTTCAATAGGCAATCTGCCAGGAGGTAAATTCTCCCAACCTTGGAACCCATCATGATCCAAACTACCATGCCTCTGGAGatgcagaaacattttccaTCCTTCCTTTCCATGCCAACTTCCAGGATCGACGAGGATCACAACCGCTTCCCCCGGATGATTGCTGAGGCCAAGTGCCTCCACTCCAGGTGTGTGAGCCCAGATGGGCAACTGGACCACAGCCTCAACTCCGTCCCCATCAAACAGGAGATCCTGGTCCTCcggagggagcagcagggctgccacCAATCATTCCACTTGGAGAAGAAAATCATCACCGTGGGTTGCACCTGTGTCACCCCCTTGATCCGACACCAGGGATaaaggggcagagcagggagacaTGGAGGAGAACTTCCCTGCCTAACAGAGATGAAATGAAGGGGCCTGATGCAGCATCTGCAAAAACAAAGCCATAATGATGAGATAGAATTTAgataaattcattaaaaattaagacattgcagtttaaaaaaaataataataagattttcctgcaaaatgttcattttctctACCAACTCAGACTCCAGACACCTTCCTGTGCCACTCTGAAAAAAGTAACAGGACCTCTTCACACATCATTAGTTTCTAATTTGAAATGTCTATTTATACCATTCTATTTATGCTGGTGTAACACTTAGTAATAACTTATCTGCTTATTTATCTttctgtaataataataataataataaataataggaAATACCTCTGTGTCATTCTTTATTTCTAAAGGAGCCTTTTTGATGAGGCAAAGAAATCACTCAGTTCACTGATGACAAAGAGattatcatagaatcccagaatgatttgtgttggaagggaccttaaagctcatctagttccCCCACCCCCTGTTCAGAGATAGCATCAGCCCAGAGCTaaagctgagcagtggaaaTGTGTTTACTGGTTTTAGGGTGGGAGTTCCTTTCCCCCAAAGCAGCATTCAAAGTGTTCTGTTGAACCCATCTTTCCAAACTCCTTTCCAAGCAGGTAATTAGTTGGATAACTGGGCAGTTACCCAGTGGTTTTTTTGCTAGTCTGTCTGTAATATCAATCTGCTGGGTGTCACTTGGTAATTTTTCTCCAGCTATCTCAGTTAATGAGTAAAATTTTGGTAAAAAGTCCTAAATTTTCTATGGGCTTTATGTTCTACTGCAGCAGGGTTAGAGGCTACCAAGAGAAATTTGGGTTTAGCATCAtgcatgtagtgataggatggGGAGGAGAGATTCAAGCTacaagaggggagatttagatgagatcttaggaagaaattctttgctgtgagggtgctgagcccctggcccaggtttcccagagaagctgtggctgccccatccctggcagtgtctcagcccagcttggatggggcttggagcaccctgggctgggggaggtgtccctgcccatggcatcaGGAATGGAACTAGATGATGCTTcaggacccttccaacccaaagctgTCTGGGATTCTATGAGCTGCTAAGTGCAATcataatttcctccatgcctGAGCCCAATCTGGAGCAGACTGAAGCAGCATTTCTCCCGTGGTTGCTACAGGGCTGGTGCAGGTGGATGTCTGGCACTGCAGGTTGGTTTATTTAAAGAAGACCTGGGTTTAAAGTCCTCAGATAAACATGTTCTGTGTTTCTAAAGGATGCTGCTTTGTGAAGACATGGATGGATGTTTTGTTGGCTGCCATCTCAGGGAGGTGTGACCCTTCTCAGGCCCTGCCAACACTCcacagggaaaagcagcagaaagtaaAATTTCAGAGATGCAGAGCTCCGGGGTGCAAGTCCCTAATGAGGGGCAAAGTTCTCTCAGGTGaaagcatctctcctgtgaagaaagactgagagaactggggctgtgcatccttgagaaaagaaggctgagaggagatctGATCAATGTCTTTCAATATCTGAGGGGTCGGTGTCAGGAGGAAGGGTCCAATCTTTTTTCAGTGGTACCAAACAGCAGGACAAGGAATattgggttggagctggaacaAAGGAttcaacatgaggagaaacttctttactatgagggtgaggaagccctggcacaggctgcccaggaagggagtctccttctctggagactaaaaacccacctggatgagTTCCTGGGTGATTCTGACTCGGTGATTTCTAGaattcccttccaacccctgacattccaTGGTTCTATGAAAGACTCCTCTGCAGATCCAGCTGTGATAACTGGAGATGTGTTtgaatcaaagaatcatagaatcatctgggttggaagggacctctgagatcatcaagtccaacccttgatccactcccgctgcagttcccagcccatggcactgagtgccacatccagtatagaatcatagaatcaacttgtccaaaaaaaaaaataaattgatttgtCCCAACTTTTGCTGCTGGGGGGTCATTCCCTCCAGCTGTGCCACTAAGCCTAAACCCTCACATACCTACTCCAGGTAAAATCAGGTGGGATAACCTAAACTTATGGCACAGCCAGAGGTTTCATACCATCCCTTGGCTGAGCACTGGTCCAAGGAAACATCAATCTGCAACCACAACAATCAGCTCCTGTCCACACCTTGAGTTACCTCCAAACACTGATGTAACTTCACCCAGATTTAGGTATTTAGCAGCATATGTGATCCTAACTTTGCTTGTTTCCTACCTTGTCTCCAGCCAGGCACTCTTAAAGTCTCATGCAGGTGCAGGTTGACCCAGATGGCTGTCCTAGGGATATTAAGCATGAGAagaagctgacaaaaaaaatataaaatcaagaAACACTCATCCTTTAAAGTTTTCAAGGAGTTTACTTAACTACAGGAAACTACAGGATAGAGCTGACTGCCTTGTCCATTAGATAATCCCTCAATGTCCTACCACTTGCTATAGAAGGAGCTTTAGCAAATCATCTGCAGCAGCCCAAGTAACTTCTAAGAGTTAAAATTACAGTAATTCCCTTCCCATCCTGATAGGAATGTTGGCACATGAGTAACACAGACTGATTAGCAACGCTGAGAGAGCTACCTCGTGGAAAAAGTCAGAACCAGGTCAACACAAGATGACAAATTTGGAGTACAAAACCACAGACACCTTTCTATTACCAAGATATTCCCTTCCACCAGCATCATTCTCCCTTGGGCCATTTACCAACACAATTAAATAGGAGCTctaggacatttttttttttttacttttttctttaattggtCTGGTGCCAACttcctgctcactgccaggagctgcacaTTCTCCTGCAGAAGCATTTAGCAGTGTGGTCACTTGGTTTCCTTTGGCCTGAGGACTTTTTTCTCCCCTACTCCAAGTTCTCTTGCAACTCCTGGCACCATGAACTAAAAGGTCTTTTCCTTCAAGTTGCTGTGGTCATCTGGAAAGGTGAAGACTACTCTCAAAACAAAGTGCCTTTCCGTGAGGTCTCTGTCAGTGCTGTTTCTCTGGGCATATATTGATGATTACAGTCAATAATGATGAAGACAGGAGACCAATGAGAGTAGGAtccctctttccccctcccacACCTCTCATCAGTTGGAGGATCAAGAGGTACAGGTTGCTCTCCCTTGTTTTGAAGAGCTCCTGTGGaaattcttctttattttgtcttttaatgCTGTTATCATGGGAGGGGTAGGGAGAGACTTGATGCAAAACCTTCTTCAACCCCAAAGTTTTCAGTTCCATCTTGGTTTCACATCAGTTGGCAAAatctgaagagcagcagcttaGCAGCCAGATTGCTTGGCAGCCTGTGAGTAAAACCCAGCAGCAAGGGAAGTTTGAGACTGGATTTATGTGGCACATGATCAGAAAACTCTGTTTATCAGGGCCTGTTATCAAAGCCAGCTGGGCAAACACCAGATGCTTGTTAAGGGGGAAAAAGATTCAGGTGTCTGGAAGCCTCATGGTGTAAAGCAGGTCAGGAGTACAGATTGCAGAAGtctgaagtgaaaaacaaaccctaaaagCTGTAGGGGCAAGTGAGGACTTAAGATGAACCAAATCTACTGATTCACTGGATCAGGGAACCTTGATGATGATACAAAGAGATTGAGCTTATTAAGGatgtaaataaaacagaaacatgaGATTTCATACTGGGAAAACCACTCAAACTCTCTCAGAAACAGCTATGCCcagaaaaatggtattttgagCAGAGATTACTCAGTCAGTGACCCCCAAAGAGCAACCAAGATGTCCTCTTAAactggggaggccagagctggAGATTCCAGCTGTATTCCAGACGTGGAGTCACCAGGGCAGAGTGAAGTGGGAGAATGACCTCCCTCATcctactggccacactcttcttcATGGAACTCAGGACATGAGGAGCAGTGAgccaggggagagggaaaggatgtTAGAGAGAGATGGGCAGAAGAGGGAAGCAATAAGAAAAGCCACATGGCTTGGATACCAATCTGGGACCATAGGTTGCTTGGTCTAGCAGGTTATGAGAAGACACCACGGGACTGCTACTACACCTACAGCTGTGTCTTCTCCTCCTGGTAAAACAACCAAGTTTTTGAAGGCTGCTCTAAGCTACATTTCAGAGCCAGAGATGCCCAGGCATGGTTGGGTTGGGATGCCTGGGTTGGTTgctgcaaagggaagaaaaccaagcaaagctttttgcttttgctgctcctcagctgggACCCAGGCTTGTTCCTGGTGGCAATATGACTGTGCTGCTTACAAGAAGCATCAATTCACAcaaaatcacacagaatcagcccaagttggaaaggacctctgagatcatcaagtccaacccttgatccactcccctcatggttcccagcccatggcactgagtgccacatccagtctcttcttaaaaacctccagggatggagaatccccccctccctgggcagcccattccaatgcctgatccctctctcaggaaagaatttcttcccaatatccaacctaaccctcccctggcaaaGCTTAAGCCCACGGCCTCTTGtgttgctgagagctgcctgggagcagagcccaaccccctcctagctccaacctcctttcagggagttgtagagaatgatgaggtctccccaAACTAAACTCCTTGGCCATGTTCTTAGGTTGCTGAAAGCCAACCATCTGCCTCATCACAAAGACCAACACCTACAGAAACCACCAGGCTCAGATTTACACACCCTAAGAACGATGCCATTAGGAGTAAAAACCCTCCTTGCCCCTTTCATTTGGCCAATCCTCCCTGCTCACCAACACGTGCCCTGCTGAGAGGTGGGTGTTTTGCAGTTGGTAGCTGCAAAAAACCTCATGAGCCACGGGCCAGACTCCCTTAATTAGctgcttttgcattttcttcattaGCTACTTCATCATTCATGAGCACCTCTCCAGCCAAGCTGGTGGCATCAGCACAGGAGCTGCCACCAACCCAATGCCAAGGcaatgaagaggaaaatgcagGCTGGTGTTGTCCCCACAAAACAAGAGGGGACAACCCCAACAGGCTCAGCTTGTCAGGAAGGAGAGAAGTAGGTCAGGAGTAGGAACTGGGGTGTGCAGCATGCAATTTCCTGGCCAGTGATTACTGTAAGAGGGGAGCTGGTGTTAGGCAAGAGTTTGCAGAAGATGCCTCCATGGGTTTGTGCTCCACCACATGAAGAGCTCGTGGTGGTCATAATGAAAGAGCTGCTGCCACAAATGAGTATGGAGGCTTGTAACTCACTGAGGTGGTTTCCCTGCCTGGTTACAAGCCATGGCATGTTGAACTCACTCCCAGTGCCCTTCAGGGCAAGGAATATGTCCCACATGAACAACAAGCACCAAAGGAGTTGTTTAGACTCAATGAAGCATCTGAGATGCTTGGTGGAAGGAACCCATTGTCTGCCTGCACCAGGTGGGCCTGGTTTAAAGTAGCTTCCAGGCAGCCAAAATGAAATAGGAGAATGCCTGAACATAGGTTAACCCTGGTTTAAAGGCAGGTGAATGAGGACATGCAGGCTTAAAACCTCCACCAACAGAAACCAAAGAGGTCTGAGAATGTGGCACAGATCTGTGTGAGAGATGAGTAAggccaaaaaataaaataattaaaaaaaagagcacttCTGCAGCAAACTGGTAAAACAATAAGCAGTCCTACTCCttgtggagctgagggagagaaagggtgatacatagattcatagaatcatggcatgatttgggttggaatggatcttaaagctcatccagttccaacccttctgccatgggcagggacacctcccacagcccagggtgctccaagccccatccaacctgggctgagacactgccagggatggggcagccacagcttctctgggaaacctgggccaggggctcagcaccctcataggaaggaatttcttcctagagatctcatctccatctcccctctaTCCTTCCCTTTCATCCTATCTCTACACATCCTTGTCAATAGtccatccccagctttcctgtaccCCTCAAGGTACTGGAAGGTTCTGGAAGGACTCTCTGGAGCCTTGTATTCTCCAGCTAGAACACCTTCCTGAGTAAGGATACCCCAATTCAGCAAGCATCCCTGCCCTGGAAGGTGttcattccttctttcctttgtgTGGAAGGATTCTCCATTCACCACTTCAAGCCCAGCACCCAAAATCTGGCTGGTTAAAGAGTAGTGAGATGAGGCCTGatcttctctgcatttctgttcaGCCAAcaaccagccagccagcaggGAATGTTGCTCAGGATGAGGACATCTTGCCAGGAAGAGGACAGGACAGGTCTTGCCCAGCACACATAATCCAAGCTTGACCCCATCCCAAATTTTGCTTCCAGCCCTGCCAGATGATGTCACCCACCTCTTTTTCCACCATCCCTAGAGTCCAACCCCAAGTTCTGGAGAACCTGACTGCATTGccagctcccccagctctgtcTGTGTAACTTCACAATTTCGggcccctttttttttttaatcttctcatCTATTTAGGCTGCAAGTTCTCCCTTGCACTCCCTCTTACTCATAtcactgcagcagaaaaagccTGATCTTTGCTGAAATCTCTCAAGGCTATGGCAGCACAAACCCATTCTCTGTGTCAGTTTTAATTCTGTGTCAGTTTTAATTCTGAGCTACCACAAAACAacattcttttaaataaaatacattttttattcaGCAGATAAGTTATTGAATAAATACAGataaacatttacttttttttttttttttttttttttttttgatactcTGAGCACCTACAAAGCCATAAATACAGTCATAAATAGAAGATATAAATATAAGCTCCCATTAGTTCTTTGCCATTTCAATGCTCAGTGTAAGCAGACACAATTCCTTTCCAAATTGCTCTGGAGTAAGTCACACAAGTGACTTCTATGTCACCTAAGTGACACAAACCCAGAGGTTGATATGAATACCAGGCCTGGTTGCACTTTTGTCAGCTTCACACTAGAAATACAGTAGTGACCAAGGGTggccagagaaggaaaaggaaccCAGGGataaggaagggagggagaagatgCAGGATGGAGGACAACATTTTGTGGCAGCGTTGGTGGGGATGTACACATCAGGACAACTCAGTGCCAAGAACAACTTTTGAAACTTCTTTGAAACGTCACATTGAGCTCCTGGGAGGCCAAATGGACCCCTGGGGGCTTTCTCCAAAGGGAGAATCCGTAGGGTGAGGTTTCTTCATCCCAACTTTCTCCTACCCATCCCTCCTAGGAGTGGTGGTGGAtgacaggagcagcacaggtgCAGCCCACGGTGATgattctcttctccaggtggTAGGTGGGCaggcagcccctctgctccctcctcagGACAAGGATCTCCTGGTGGATGGGGACGGAGTTGAGGCTGTGATCCTCCTGACCCAGGGGGGTGATGCAGCCCGAGAGGCGGCACTGAGCATCAGCAATCACCTGGGGGAAGCGGTTGGGATCCTCATCCAGCCTGGGGATGGAGACACAAAAGAGTTTTACGACAAGGATTTGTGTTTGTCTCCATCAAAGGCCCTGGTTGGGGCCAGGATAAAgttgattttctgtcttgtacttttgcttccagctcagtctcttgtcaggagctgcacttgctgaaatgaacagcaagtttctcaggcagtggctgctgctgggactgatcccactccatggttatagttacagctggagaatgggctgcagaaccaaggaactgctcagctctgagcaacattttgccctccagaagcagaaaaggagtaaagagg encodes the following:
- the IL17A gene encoding interleukin-17A, translated to MTPTFSASLVRSLLSMLLAMLAASSAAHGKVMQPGLKAESLFKQVYAGCLTQKDSKFPQTVRVNISISSRSQDTKTHADVSSRSLSPWDYRIDEDHNRFPRMIAEAKCLHSRCVSPDGQLDHSLNSVPIKQEILVLRREQQGCHQSFHLEKKIITVGCTCVTPLIRHQG